A single Lolium perenne isolate Kyuss_39 chromosome 6, Kyuss_2.0, whole genome shotgun sequence DNA region contains:
- the LOC127307738 gene encoding U-box domain-containing protein 52: MYLSAFSTASHSGEPEDGKDSATIVAVDRDKNSQQAAKWAVDRLLARGSTLQLVHVRTNQSTQNVEAGRGVDMDAEMSQMFISYRGYCARKGMHLNEVILDGTDISKAIIDYATGNAITDIVVGASTRNTFIRRFRNPDVPTCLIKMAPDYCTVHVIHKGKAIQVKAAKGPAPFTTLPPKQTSQPNIESDAFARSSRDWRKFSNPSSPRTSRTSVDRLSAYAKAPTRDRHLLSGRQAPQKDFDDYIDFIAPPRPSVTRSSFSDDVDFPMSMELNSMDYADSMELSSYVSMESLSSTGKDVEAEMRRLRLELKQTMEMYNTACKEAIDAKQKAAQLSQIKVEESKMYQELRSSEEEALALVEMEKAKCRAALEAAEAAQKIAELEAQKRLRAEWKAKRESEERRRATNTDLRYRRYSIDDIEAATHKFDRALKIGEGGYGPVYKAVLDHTNVAIKILRPDASQGRQQFQQEIEILSSMRHPNMVLLLGACPEYGCLVYEYMDYGSLEDRLCRKGNTKPIPWNIRFRIAADIATGLLFLHQAKPEPLVHRDLKPGNILLDHNFVSKIADVGLARLVPQSIAEVTQYRMTSTAGTFCYIDPEYQQTGMLTTKSDIYSFGILLLQIITARSPMGLTHQVEHAIEKGAFQEVLDPTVTDWPVEEALAFTQLALKCAELRKKDRPDLGKEILPELSRLRSLGQEYEAAQVSSTSTTCSSSAPYSFNNDDVSTP, translated from the exons ATGTACCTCTCGGCCTTCTCGACAGCGTCGCACAGCGGGGAACCTGAGGATGGGAAGGACAGCGCGACCATCGTGGCCGTTGACAGGGACAAGAACAGCCAGCAGGCGGCGAAATGGGCGGTAGATCGGCTACTGGCAAGGGGCAGCACCCTCCAGTTGGTCCATGTCAGGACCAACCAAAGTACCCAGAACG TGGAAGCAGGCCGTGGGGTTGACATGGATGCAGAGATGTCACAGATGTTTATTTCATACAGAGGCTACTGTGCTCGTAAAGGG ATGCATCTGAATGAGGTGATCTTGGATGGTACTGATATCTCCAAAGCAATAATTGATTATGCTACTGGTAACGCCATCACAGATATCGTAGTTGGGGCATCAACAAGGAACACATTCATCAG aagATTTAGAAATCCTGATGTACCAACATGCTTGATAAAGATGGCGCCTGATTACTGCACGGTACATGTAATACataaagggaaggccatccaagtcAAGGCAGCCAAAGGTCCAGCACCCTTTACTACTCTTCCTCCGAAGCAAACCTCCCAACCAAACATAGAATCCGATGCATTTGCAAG ATCGTCAAGAGACTGGAGGAAATTTTCTAATCCATCATCACCAAGAACAAGTAGAACATCGGTGGACCGACTATCTGCCTATGCAAAAGCTCCAACGAGAGATAGGCATCTCCTGTCTGGAAGGCAAGCACCCCAGAAGGATTTCGACGACTACATAGACTTCATCGCACCACCGAGGCCTTCTGTTACTCGCAGCTCTTTTTCAGATGACGTTGATTTTCCCATGAGCATGGAGTTGAATTCCATGGACTACGCTGATTCGATGGAACTATCATCGTATGTATCCATGGAAAGCCTAAGCTCAACCGGG AAGGATGTAGAAGCTGAGATGAGACGACTGAGACTAGAGTTGAAGCAGACAATGGAAATGTATAACACTGCCTGTAAGGAAGCAATTGATGCTAAACAGAAG GCGGCTCAGCTGTCCCAGATAAAGGTGGAAGAGTCTAAAATGTACCAGGAACTAAGGAGTTCAGAAGAAGAAGCTCTTGCACTTGTTGAAATGGAGAAGGCAAAGTGCAGAGCCGCGCTGGAGGCAGCTGAAGCTGCCCAAAAAATTGCAGAGCTTGAAGCGCAAAAGAGATTGAGAGCAGAATGGAAGGCAAAGCGTGAGTCGGAGGAGAGAAGGAGAGCAACGAACACAGATCTCCGGTACAGGAGGTATTCCATTGATGATATTGAAGCTGCCACACATAAGTTTGACAGGGCACTCAAGATAGGCGAAGGTGGATATGGACCAGTTTATAAAGCCGTGTTGGATCACACTAATGTCGCTATTAAAATCCTAAGACCAGACGCATCACAGGGGAGGCAACAATTTCAGCAAGAG ATTGAAATACTTAGCAGTATGCGGCATCCAAACATGGTCCTATTGCTTGGAGCTTGCCCAGAGTATGGCTGCCTGGTGTACGAGTACATGGACTACGGAAGCCTAGAAGATCGGCTCTGTAGAAAAGGCAACACCAAACCAATCCCATGGAACATCCGCTTCAGGATCGCTGCTGACATCGCTACCGGCCTTCTCTTCCTCCACCAAGCAAAGCCAGAACCACTTGTCCACCGAGATCTGAAGCCTGGTAACATCCTCCTGGACCACAACTTTGTCAGCAAGATTGCAGACGTCGGCCTCGCAAGGCTGGTGCCACAGTCCATAGCTGAAGTCACACAGTACAGGATGACATCCACAGCCGGCACATTCTGCTACATTGACCCTGAGTACCAGCAGACAGGCATGCTCACCACCAAGTCCGACATATACTCGTTCGGTATCCTGCTGCTCCAAATCATCACGGCCAGGTCACCCATGGGCCTCACGCACCAAGTCGAGCATGCCATCGAGAAAGGAGCTTTCCAAGAGGTACTTGACCCGACGGTGACGGACTGGCCAGTGGAAGAGGCCCTGGCATTCACACAGCTAGCTTTGAAGTGCGCAGAGCTACGGAAGAAGGACAGGCCAGATCTTGGGAAAGAGATCTTGCCCGAGCTGAGCAGGCTGCGGAGTCTTGGACAGGAGTATGAAGCCGCCCAGGTCAGCAGCACGAGCACAACCTGCTCGAGCTCCGCACCATACAGTTTCAACAATGATGATGTATCAACACCATAG